The DNA window CTCCACGTGCTCGACGACTCCCAGGAGGAGGTCGGCAGGGAAAAGGCCGCCGCGGCCGGTCGAAAAGACCCGCATACCCTCGCGAACGCGGGCATCACGGGAAAGGAAACGGAGGCGGAGCATCGGGCTTCCGCCGAACTGTTCCCGCTGGCCTTGGACGATCCCGACTTCGGGACTGCCTTCGACTTTCGCGGAAACCTGACAGGCTTCATCGGTGAGCAGGATCACCGTCGAGCGGTGCTCCCCGAGTTGGTCGATCTTGCCGACGAGGCCGCGGTCGGTCACCACCGTGTAGGCGGTGGCGATTCCGGACTCGTCGCCTCGATCAATCTCGACGGTCTGCCACCATGATGCCGGCTGGCGCCGGGTCACGCGGGCGGCGACCACGTCGAAACGGGTTCGTTCCTTGAAGTCGAGGGCGCGACGCAGTGCCGCGTTCTCGGCCTCGACTTTCCGGAACTGGGATTCGATCAGTTTGAGGCGGCCGAAGTCCTCGTTCATCGCGGTGACTTCGGCTTCGTAGATCTTCGAGTGCTCGACCTCGTCGAGGAAGGCGCGGGCCTTGCCCTCGAGCGTGGACCCGACGGTCAGGAACGGGGAGATAGCCCGATAGTAGGTGGCCTGGATCTCCCGCACGCTCCGCTCGCTCCGGGTGAGCGCCCACGTCGCACCTGCGAGAAACAGGAGCAGCGCCAGCAGATTGAGCGGCTTCATTCGACCGTCGGAAGCCGGTTCAGCGCGAGTTGTTGGTCACGCGCTTCAGGACGTCGAGTTCCTGCAGCATCTTGCCGGTTCCCTCGGCCACGGCGCTGAGGGGGTCCTCGGCGACATGGACGGGAAGACCGGTCTCCTCGCGCAGCAGGCGGTCGAGGCCACGGAGCAACGCGCCACCGCCGGCCAGAACGATCCCGC is part of the Haloferula helveola genome and encodes:
- the mreC gene encoding rod shape-determining protein MreC, translated to MKPLNLLALLLFLAGATWALTRSERSVREIQATYYRAISPFLTVGSTLEGKARAFLDEVEHSKIYEAEVTAMNEDFGRLKLIESQFRKVEAENAALRRALDFKERTRFDVVAARVTRRQPASWWQTVEIDRGDESGIATAYTVVTDRGLVGKIDQLGEHRSTVILLTDEACQVSAKVEGSPEVGIVQGQREQFGGSPMLRLRFLSRDARVREGMRVFSTGRGGLFPADLLLGVVEHVEPGPLATEALVRPSVDFQNLGTVFVLTPQKEES